The Aliiroseovarius pelagivivens DNA segment GCGCAGGTACTGGTGCGAGATCTCTTCCCGGATGAGCAGCGGATCGTTGATGCCCGGCGTGTCCGTAACCGTAATTGGGAAGGGGAAATGACCTTGCCTGAAGAAGACCTCGGCTTTGCGGGTCAGATCACTGTAGTAAGGCGCGGATACGGTATCCGTCTGCGCGGGCTGATCATCAGGGTCGGCGCCTGCGCTGACATAGCGGGCCAGATCTTCTTGCGTCAGTTCTTCCAGATCATGTGAAGTGCCCAGCAAATTCTCATAGCGTGCACCAAGTCGCGCCTTTGCGCGGGTTTTCATCGCCTCGATCTGTTCTTCGATGATCTGCCGCTTATAGTTATCTTCCCCATCAGGAAGCAGGTCGCGGATTTCGTCCCCCTCGGACAAAAGCGCCTGCCATTGGTCGTTGTCGAAGAAGTGGAAAACGCCACCGCTGGTGCGGTTGGATGGGTGCCCGAAATGCATATCGGTCACAACCGTGGTCCAAGGGTTTACATCGGAGGGAAGGAAGTTAGCTTGCCCCGTGAAACCATTGATCAGGCGCGACTTGCCCGCCTTGATCTGGCCAACAAAGGCGACGCCGGGTTTCAGAGCTTTCAAGTCGGTTGAGATGCGCGAAATGAACGGCTGCGCTTCATCGCTGGCCGTCTGTTCCATTTGCTCGGCTATCCGAATTAATTCCTGTCGGCGAACCTCATCCATAATCTGACTTCCAACTCGTTATAAAAATTAAATTACTGACCTGGCATCCAACGTGAACGCCAAGTTGTTACTGTATTCAGCTTAAATTTTCGTGCGCCGTCAATGATTTCCATAATTGTACGACCGAACCCAACCTACGCGTGTGGTGAGCGGCCATTGCTGTCGCATTAGTGTCGCGGCAGATGGTCAAGCTTGGCATATCCTGACCCTGAGATCGCAAGATTATCAGCTGAGGACCCACGTCCTGTTGATCGCTGTCGGCGTCCCACGCCGACAAGTCGTCCATCAGCTGCTGCACGGCATCAATGTTCTGCGTCAAAACCCCGTCAGGACCGGCAACCGTGGCGTCTGCATGATTAACCAAAATCCGTTGATCGCTGGCCTTCTTCGAGTTTGCGTAAAACTGTGCGGCGATGCCGTCGCCAATATCGTCATTGGCGGCTGGTTCTTCTGCTGGCGGGATTGCTGCCGGGGCCTGAACGGCAGGTGTGTCGTCGGCAGGCTCGGCCTCGACCGAAACTGGTGGCTCGGTTTGAGCAGGGGTCGGGGTCACAGGTTCGAGCGCGTAGATGGCGGCTTCGATCTTGGATATCTGCAAGCCCGTCGCGGCGATGTCGTCTTCGTTCTCGGGCGGGGTGCTGAAGATCTGGATGCCCGAGCCAGAGCAAACCATGTTCAGCATCTGGGCCACATGCTCGGCGGTGGTGTCGCGAAGGTTTGCTGGCTCCCCATCCATCATCGCTTCTGTCATGTCGGCCACACGGCCATTGTTGACGGTCAAGGTTACAGCGTCGTCCTGATCATTGGTGAACAGAATGATGCGGGGCAGGACCGTCGCACGCAACGTGCCGAGAGCCGCCTTGCTGCGGGCTTCGACCGTGGTTTGTGCCAAGTAAATGCTCTGATCGCGTCGAGGTCTTGCGTCCTCTACGATGCGTTCGAGCTGATCAAGGATATCTGATTGGATCACAGCCATCTCCTGCCTAAACCGCAGCCGAAATCATGTTCATGTTCGCTGCGGATTTGGCCAGCGCCAGCCCGACATTTGCGTGATCATCCGAGACAAAGCAGACCACATGATCCGGCTGGTCCGGTCGTCTGACAAGCAGATACAGGCGTTTGCCCGAGTAGATCGCGATCTCTCCGAAACCGGCGTCCTGTGCGTTGCCGCCATCTGCCAACAACTGTTCAATGGCGTGCACACCGCGTCCCAGAATTAGGTTGGCGATCGATGTCGACATGGCTTCAAGTGCGGCGATGCTTTCGGCATCGCGCCCCTGAATGCCCAGAAGAAACCCAGTTTGCATATCGAGATAGCCCGCCGCCACGCAGTTCGGAACGGTCTGCATGCCAGCAGAAAGTGCATCGTCCAGCGATAGGGTTGCATCAGCCAAAGTGTTGGTTTGCATCATGTATACTACAGCACGTGCCAGACAGTGTCGCTGTCAGTTGCCGTGTCGCTTAGGGATTGCAGAGCGCCTTCGGACTGTTGCGCATGGTGATCACGTGCACGGTCGTCGAAAAGCTTCAGGAATTTATCAAACTCATCGTGCAACGCAGCGGGATCGTCGATGTCTCCAAGGGTCGACAGGTGTTCGGCCCAAGCTTCGGATGCGCTTAGCGGTTTGGAATCCAGCAAGCTATAGACCGGCTGGTTCGAGGCCAAGCTGATCGGCTCGGCCGCAAGCGGTTGGTCGGCGTCATCGGCATTCACCGCATCGCTTTGACCACGGTCAGAGACCAGCTCAGCCACAGACGAGACCAGATGACTGGCATCCTCGTCTTCAACGTCTTGAGTCGGCTCCGGGGTTTCGTCGGCAGCCAGATCGCTCTGGGCTTCTACGTGTTCTTCCTCGATCTGGGCCGCTTCGATCTCGTCCCATTCGGAAGAGGTGTCGGCGTCAGTATCACCCTGCAATTCGGAGGCCTTGTCTACCAGAACAAGTGCTTCTGGCATTTCGTCATCCGCATCCGCGTCGGGTTCTTCCGAAACATGGAAGACGGATTTCAGGTCTTGCATGTCCTGTTCTTTGTGGGCGTCACTTTGCACCCGAGCGCGCAACATTTCCGCTTCGTCCGCATCGATGCGCTGACGGGTCTCGGACACATCGCTTGCCCGAACGCCGCGACGAGGTCGGGCAGGGCGAATGCTTACAACATTGCCAGCACCCCCAGCCGTCGGTTCAGTTCCGGCGTCGTCTGAGAGGGACATGACGGGCGGGCTCCAGATGCGGGTTGAGGTCTCTTCCCCCAACTGAAGCGCATCGGTGCCTGTTTCCGCGCTTGTGCCGTCTTTTTGGTACCGTGCCAGCATATCTGCGCGCGCTGACATGATATCGGCGGTGATGGTCAGGAAGTTATCCACCAGCTTGCCGCCGCCGCTTCCAGCCCAAAGGTCTGAATGTTCTTCGCTGTCGCGCGCAAGGATCGCGTCGCGGGCAGAAATCATGATCGTACGGCGGAACATCTCGCCCGCCTCGCGGTTGATCCGGCGCAGAACTTTAGCCTGATCCGTTTCGTTCAGCGCATCTGCACGCGTCACCAGCAGAAGCGAGTTCTGCCGCAGACGTTTCGGCAACGATGCCCACGTAGCGCGCTCAGTTTCGCGCCAGGCTTGCGTCGAGTGAGTACACCACAAAACGCCGTTGGCCTGACCCACCGCGCGTTGCCACACGTCGGACGAGATCTTCGGGTCTGAAATGCCGGGCGTGTCGATCAGGTCCACGGCTTCAAGGATGTCCGCCTCCAGATAGACCCGCACGAAATGCGCGCCCTGTACACCGACCTCACCAATCTTGCTCAGTTCAATCGTTTCGCGGCTGCCGTCCAGATTCTGAACATAGGAAGGCTTGTTGCCCCAAGAGAACCAGATCGGAGGCAGTTGCGTTGCCGTGACCTGTGTGGGCAATGTTTCCTTTTTCAAAAGGAAGTTCAGAAGCGTCGACTTGCCTGCGCTGAATTCACCCATCAGGGCGAAGACCGGTTTACGGTGCGACCAGCGCTTCAGGCGCTTCCATTGTTCTGCTGTAACGATGCGGGGGGGAATGGATACTGTCATACTTTTCAGGCCGCCTCGGTGCCAAGGTCTTTCAGGATATCACCCAAAAGCTCGTCCGGGGTTTTCGCAGGTTGAATGCCAGCCGCCTTCAAGGCTTCCTCGTCCAATTGCGCCTGTGCCGACTGCGAAATTCCCAGAAGTGTTTCTTGTTGCTCGATCATAAATTCTGCCAGCATGGCGCGGACATTCTCCAACACCGCCGCGATCTGGTTTTCCTCGATATCTTTGGTGATCGAGCTGGCTTCGGATGCCACCAACCGTGTGTAATCGGCAGCGTACGAGGCCACGCCCTTGCGTCGTTGCCACCAACGGCGCCACCACGTGCTTTGCAGGTCCAGCGCAATGGTGCGGCCAATGGCAAGGGGGGGCGGAACGTTGGGAACGATTGGCGGTTCGATAGCAAATTCGCCCAGATGCTGCCCCAGCAGTTTGCGATACACAGACTCGACGTCATGGGCAGCGGATTCGTACAGCGCGCCCACTTCCTTGCGCATTGCGCGGGCAAAATTGAAATAGGCTGATTTCTGAAGCGCGCGGAACCCGGCGGGGTCGTATTGCCACGTGCCGTCTTCGCCATTCTTCTCAAGATGCTCGATCAGTGATGCGGTGGCGCGTTTGATGAAGTTCTCTTCCGTGCGGGCCAGTCGCTGCATCACCGTATCGCGCAGTTTGGCTGTCAGCTCGGCCGCGCGAATCTCATAGTCGGAGGCCACAGTACGGATGGCTTCTTCTGGCGTCTTGCCGTCCAGATCGTAAACCATCGTGCCTGTGTCGGTCAGCGTCTTTGCAACTGATGTTGCGCGGATCTGGCTGGCCATGTTGCGGGCGCGGTTGCGCACTTTGTTGCACAGGCGCGCGCCTGCGCCTTCTGCGATCCGTTCGTTGATGGACAGCAGCAGATCCGGCAAACCCGACAGGGCCCAGATATGGTCGAGC contains these protein-coding regions:
- a CDS encoding dynamin family protein, which produces MTVSIPPRIVTAEQWKRLKRWSHRKPVFALMGEFSAGKSTLLNFLLKKETLPTQVTATQLPPIWFSWGNKPSYVQNLDGSRETIELSKIGEVGVQGAHFVRVYLEADILEAVDLIDTPGISDPKISSDVWQRAVGQANGVLWCTHSTQAWRETERATWASLPKRLRQNSLLLVTRADALNETDQAKVLRRINREAGEMFRRTIMISARDAILARDSEEHSDLWAGSGGGKLVDNFLTITADIMSARADMLARYQKDGTSAETGTDALQLGEETSTRIWSPPVMSLSDDAGTEPTAGGAGNVVSIRPARPRRGVRASDVSETRQRIDADEAEMLRARVQSDAHKEQDMQDLKSVFHVSEEPDADADDEMPEALVLVDKASELQGDTDADTSSEWDEIEAAQIEEEHVEAQSDLAADETPEPTQDVEDEDASHLVSSVAELVSDRGQSDAVNADDADQPLAAEPISLASNQPVYSLLDSKPLSASEAWAEHLSTLGDIDDPAALHDEFDKFLKLFDDRARDHHAQQSEGALQSLSDTATDSDTVWHVL